A DNA window from Anastrepha ludens isolate Willacy chromosome 6, idAnaLude1.1, whole genome shotgun sequence contains the following coding sequences:
- the LOC128865890 gene encoding zinc finger protein 583, translating into MSAADEFEEPAPAPTYNCKRCKKTFTCKRDQLLHKKEVHFQAKSSYECKLCSKFFCNSGNLERHMKVHNDVRPFVCHICEKAFAQAVNLQRHFSVHNGERPYQCSFCTKSFTQQSNMHRHQLTHTGEKPFRCKRCGRYFSQRVNLKKHIMGHLNAKPYSCAICQKSFIQLSNFKKHLQSHVRDGVAVDVAATVAAASAAARQSIDLASQPVAFECAICRSIYDNFADFEMHESACTGAVQPKVEALEPNNSVEMFAPMKFEVSHLDTHEIIIETTR; encoded by the exons ATGTCTGCAGCCGATGAGTTTGAGGAACCAGCACCTGCGCCCACCTATAATTGCAAACGGTGTAAAAAG ACATTTACTTGCAAACGAGATCAACTACTACACAAAAAGGAAGTACATTTTCAAGCTAAATCATCTTATGAGTGCAAATTGTGCTCGAAATTCTTCTGCAATAGTGGCAATTTAGAACGTCACATGAAGGTTCACAACGATGTGCGGCCATTTGTGTGTCATATTTGTGAAAAGGCATTTGCACAAGCCGTTAACTTACAACGCCATTTCTCGGTGCACAATGGAGAGCGACCATACCAATGCAGTTTTTGTACCAAATCGTTTACTCAACAAAGTAACATGCATCGCCATCAACTAACTCATACTGGTGAGAAACCATTCCGTTGCAAGCGATGCGGTCGGTATTTCTCTCAGCGCGTCAATCTGAAGAAACACATAATGGGCCATCTTAACGCGAAACCTTACTCCTGTGCTATCTGTCAGAAATCCTTTATACAACTTAGTAATTTCAAAAAGCATCTGCAATCGCATGTTAGAGACGGAGTCGCAGTGGATGTAGCAGCTACCGTTGCCGCTGCATCTGCCGCAGCTCGTCAAAGTATTGATCTTGCATCTCAGCCAGT GGCTTTTGAATGCGCTATATGCCGCAGCATTTATGATAATTTTGCTGactttgaaatgcatgaaagtgCATGCACTGGAGCTGTACAACCGAAAGTGGAAGCTCTGGAACCAAATAACTCTGTTGAAATGTTTGCTCCAATGAAATTTGAGGTTTCTCATCTGGACACTCATGAAATAATTATTGAGACTACCCGATAA
- the LOC128865891 gene encoding potential E3 ubiquitin-protein ligase ariadne-2: protein MSADSDMEYSDNDCEYEDYYNSGEDCDVERLDPKKTDPEYFEFECLTVEEVEKLLNESVEKLNTILQITPSLAKVLLLEHEWDNQVVVDKYREDANALLITARIKPPNPTLSLPDPSAPSTSKDAFAYSNSNTGGNGDPPRNVLISIGVYNTATSGSQQTTSYRSQMCPVCASSQLGDKFFSLSCGHAFCKDCWSMFFDTQIFQGISTQIGCMAPMCNVRVPEDLVLTLVTRPVMRDKYQQFAFKDYVKSHPQLRFCPGPNCQIIVRSPEVCPKRVICTLCHTSFCFKCGMDYHAPTDCSIIKKWLTKCADDSETANYISANTKDCPKCIICIEKNGGCNHMQCFNCKHDFCWMCLGDWKTHGSEYYECSRYKGNPNIANESVHVQAREALKKYLHYYERWENHSKSLQLEQQTIDRLRDRINEKVMKGRGTWIDWQYLFNAAALLAKCRYTLQYTYPYAYFMESGSRKDLFEYQQAQLEAEIENLSWKIERAETTDLGDLENQMDIAEKRRTTLLKDFFPIDV, encoded by the exons ATGTCAGCCGACTCGGATATGGAGTATTCGGACAACGATTGTGAATACGAAGATTACTACAATTCAG GTGAAGACTGCGATGTGGAGCGCTTGGATCCGAAAAAAACTGACCCTGAATACTTCGAATTTGAATGCCTCACAGTCGAGGAAGTGGAAAAATTGCTCAATGAATCTGTGGAAAAGCTTAATACGATCCTCCAGATTACTCCATCATTAGCGAAAGTGCTGTTACTAGAGCACGAATGGGACAATCAAGTAGTGGTGGACAAATATCGagaagacgcaaatgctttGCTTATAACAGCTCGTATTAAACCGCCGAATCCAACGCTTAGCCTACCTGACCCGTCAGCACCATCCACCAGCAAAGACGCTTTTGCCTACAGCAATAGTAATACCGGTGGGAATGGCGACCCGCCTCGGAACGTGTTGATCTCAATCGGTGTCTATAACACGGCGACATCTGGCAGTCAGCAGACGACTTCGTACCGCAGTCAAATGTGCCCGGTCTGCGCCAGTTCACAACTCGGTGACAAATTCTTTAGCCTCTCTTGTGGTCATGCTTTCTGCAAAGACTGTTGGTCAATGTTTTTCGATACGCAAATATTTCAGGGGATTTCCACACAAATCGGCTGCATGGCTCCAATGTGCAATGTTCGTGTTCCTGAAGATTTGGTCCTCACCCTAGTGACACGGCCCGTAATGCGAGACAAGTATCAACAGTTTGCCTTTAAGGATTACGTAAAATCGCATCCCCAATTGCGTTTCTGTCCCGGACCAAATTGCCAAATTATAGTACGTTCACCTGAGGTTTGTCCGAAGCGCGTCATCTGTACTTTATGCCATACGTCATTCTGTTTCAAGTGTGGCATGGATTACCATGCGCCTACCGACTGTTCGATAATTAAAAAATGGCTCACAAAATGTGCCGACGATAGTGAGACAGCCAATTACATCAGTGCTAACACCAAAGACTGCCCAAAATGCATTATTTGTATTGAAAAGAATGGAGGTTGTAATCATATGCAATGTTTTAACTGCAAACATGACTTTTGCTGGATGTGTTTGGGTGATTGGAAAACTCATGGCTCTGAATACTATGAGTGTTCGCGCTACAAAGGCAATCCGAATATTGCCAACGAATCGGTGCACGTGCAAGCTCGCGAAGCATTGAAGAAATACTTGCACTACTATGAACGATGGGAGAACCACTCAAAATCGTTACAGTTGGAGCAACAAACCATTGATCGATTGAGGGACCGTATCAATGAAAAAGTGATGAAGGGGCGTGGCACCTGGATTGATTGGCAATATTTGTTCAATGCTGCAGCTTTATTAGCGAAATGTCGGTATACGCTTCAATACACCTATCCGTATGCATACTTCATGGAGAGTGGGTCGCGAAAGGACCTATTCGAGTACCAACAG gcTCAACTTGAGGCAGAAATTGAGAATCTTTCTTGGAAGATCGAACGTGCCGAAACAACAGATTTGGGTGATTTGGAAAACCAAATGGATATTGCTGAAAAGCGTAGGACAACGCTGCTCAAAGACTTTTTCCCCATAGACGTTTGA